A genomic segment from Actinoplanes sichuanensis encodes:
- a CDS encoding PLD nuclease N-terminal domain-containing protein, which yields MAHLNTLLFLVVVALSVVALIDCLLTERSRLQSFPRGAWAVLILLCPIFGPVAWFRSGRAAPTLFQAAPMGPDDDPEFLRRLAESLRDR from the coding sequence ATGGCCCACCTGAACACGCTGCTCTTCCTGGTCGTCGTCGCGCTCTCGGTGGTGGCGCTGATCGACTGTCTGCTCACCGAGCGGTCGCGTCTCCAGTCGTTCCCGCGCGGCGCCTGGGCCGTGCTGATCCTGTTGTGCCCGATCTTCGGCCCGGTCGCCTGGTTCCGGTCCGGTCGCGCCGCCCCGACCCTCTTCCAGGCCGCCCCGATGGGCCCGGACGACGACCCTGAGTTCCTCCGCCGGCTGGCCGAGTCGCTGCGCGACCGCTGA
- a CDS encoding SGNH/GDSL hydrolase family protein, with product MRIASVLVTSSVLSLVLAAPAQAASSIDYVALGDSYSSGVGASGQSGTCLRSNNAYGPKWAAANSPATFQFLACSGATTDDVRNSQIPAMNAGADLVSITIGGNDAGFAPTIVTCLTSSDSACAAKVDSGRAYVENTLPAKLDATYAAIRAKAPGARVVVLGYPLIFDTSSVLCEMSTAKRKSINEGARVLDEKIKQRAEAAGFVWSDVRDEFTGHGVCSSRAWINGLTIIPPQNSYHPNGSGYTSGYLPALTGSAA from the coding sequence ATGAGAATCGCCAGTGTTCTCGTCACTTCGTCCGTCCTGAGCCTCGTCCTCGCCGCACCCGCCCAGGCGGCGAGCAGCATCGACTACGTCGCCCTCGGCGACTCGTACTCCTCCGGCGTCGGCGCGTCCGGCCAGTCCGGCACCTGCCTGCGCAGCAACAACGCCTACGGGCCGAAGTGGGCGGCGGCCAACAGCCCCGCGACGTTCCAGTTCCTCGCCTGCAGCGGCGCCACCACCGACGACGTCCGAAACAGCCAGATACCCGCCATGAACGCCGGCGCCGACCTGGTCAGCATCACCATCGGCGGTAACGACGCCGGCTTCGCGCCGACCATCGTCACCTGCCTGACCTCCAGCGATTCGGCCTGCGCGGCCAAGGTCGACAGCGGCCGGGCGTACGTCGAGAACACCCTCCCGGCCAAACTCGACGCCACCTACGCGGCGATCAGAGCGAAGGCTCCCGGGGCTCGGGTGGTGGTGCTCGGCTACCCGCTGATCTTCGACACCTCGTCGGTGCTGTGCGAGATGAGCACCGCCAAACGGAAGTCGATCAACGAGGGCGCCCGGGTCCTCGACGAGAAGATCAAGCAACGCGCTGAAGCGGCCGGTTTCGTCTGGTCCGACGTGCGTGACGAGTTCACCGGGCACGGCGTCTGCTCGTCCCGGGCCTGGATCAACGGTCTCACCATCATCCCGCCGCAGAACTCCTACCACCCCAACGGCAGCGGGTACACCAGCGGATACCTGCCCGCCCTGACCGGCTCGGCCGCCTGA
- a CDS encoding LacI family DNA-binding transcriptional regulator, producing the protein MSRPQPQKRATVHDIAAAAGMSRGTVSRVLNGGYVSAEARAAIETAMSDLGYVPNNAARALKMRRSQAVAFVALEPHSLFLDDPNIGSIMLGANAALSLADHQMVSLVVESARDTERVARYLSGGFVDGAIVVSARTKDPIIRVISDLALPAAFVGHPPDLDQNIPFVGIDNVGSARAITEHLVTTGRRRIGMIATALDRDSGIDRLTGFRSALGDLFDETLVADVPHYDYGSGVKGMRDLLERDPTLDGVFAASDAIAAGALEALREAGRSVPGDVGVVGFDDSTWAVRCQPQLTTVHQPAKEIGSCAAQLILRQLRGEHPDPGGQLLPTPLVLRDSA; encoded by the coding sequence ATGTCCCGGCCTCAGCCTCAGAAACGCGCCACGGTGCACGACATCGCGGCCGCAGCCGGCATGTCCCGGGGCACCGTGAGCCGCGTGCTGAACGGTGGATATGTCTCCGCCGAGGCGCGCGCCGCCATCGAGACGGCGATGAGCGATCTCGGCTACGTGCCCAACAACGCCGCCCGAGCGCTGAAGATGCGCAGGTCACAGGCGGTCGCGTTCGTCGCGCTGGAGCCACATTCGCTCTTCCTCGACGATCCGAACATCGGCTCGATCATGCTGGGCGCCAACGCCGCCCTGTCGCTCGCCGACCACCAGATGGTCAGCCTGGTCGTCGAGTCGGCCCGCGACACCGAGCGCGTCGCCCGCTATCTGAGCGGCGGTTTCGTCGACGGCGCCATCGTCGTCTCGGCCCGGACCAAAGATCCGATCATCCGGGTGATCAGTGACCTCGCACTCCCGGCCGCTTTCGTCGGCCACCCGCCCGACCTGGATCAGAACATTCCCTTCGTCGGAATAGACAACGTCGGCTCGGCCCGCGCCATCACCGAGCATCTGGTCACCACCGGCCGCCGCCGGATCGGCATGATCGCCACCGCCCTCGACCGCGACTCCGGCATCGACCGCCTGACCGGCTTCCGCTCCGCACTCGGCGACCTCTTCGACGAGACCCTGGTCGCCGACGTGCCGCACTACGACTACGGCTCGGGCGTGAAGGGCATGCGCGATCTGCTCGAGCGCGACCCGACCCTGGACGGCGTCTTCGCCGCCTCGGACGCGATCGCGGCCGGCGCCCTGGAGGCGCTCCGGGAGGCCGGTCGCAGCGTGCCGGGCGACGTCGGCGTGGTCGGCTTCGACGACAGCACGTGGGCGGTCCGCTGCCAGCCCCAGCTCACCACGGTCCATCAACCGGCCAAGGAGATCGGGTCGTGCGCGGCCCAGTTGATCCTGCGCCAGTTGCGAGGCGAACACCCCGACCCGGGCGGCCAACTGCTGCCCACCCCGCTGGTCCTCCGCGACTCCGCCTGA